DNA from Micromonospora nigra:
GCCAGGCTCAGCGCCAGCAGGGCGGCCAGACCGCGTACCGGCTCCGGTGGGTGGGTCGCCCGTCGCGGCCGGACCCGTCGTGGCAGCCACCGCCGCCACCGGTCGGTCCCGGTGCGTGTCTCCTCGCGAACCGGGGTGCCGTCCCAGTGCACCTCCTCGATGGGCGCCCAGAACACGCCACCGTCGTCGTCCGGCGTACCCACCTCCCCACCACGGTCGCGGCGCACGCGCAGCGGCACCCGACGGGGCAGGGCGTCGACCGGCGCGCCCGTCGTCGGCTCCACCCGCGTCGCCGGGCCCGCCGCGTCGGGCGGCTGCCCCGGCGGGGCGGGCACCGCCCGGGGGTGGGGGGCCACCGCGCCGGACCGCGCCGGGTCGGGGCACCCGTCGGTGGGAAAGGGCCCGCCCTCGTGGTCCGGGGCGGCTCGTCTGCCAGTCACGGATGTCATTGCACACCGTGACCGGAGCGCGGCAGGGCAGGTCACGCCGCGTGTCGGCGACAAATCGGACCAGCTCGCGGGGGTGGTCGACCGCATCGCCGGCCCGTTGGGCCTGTTGGTTCGCAGCCGCCCGGCACGGGTCACTAGGCTTGCTGGTCATGAGTCACGTTCTCGCCGCGGTTGCCTGGCCGTACGCCAACGGCCCGCGCCACATCGGCCATGTCTCCGGTTTCGGCGTTCCCTCCGACGTCTTCGCCCGGTACATGCGCATGGCCGGGCACGACGTGCTCATGGTCTCCGGCACCGACGAGCACGGCACCCCGATCCAGGTGCAGGCCGACGCCGAGGGGGTGACCCCGCGCGAGCTGGCCGACCGCTACAACCGGGTGATCGCCGAGGACCTGAAGGCGCTGGGGCTGTCGTACGACCTGTTCACCCGCACCACCACCCGCAACCACCACGCCGTGGTGCAGGAGCTGTTCACCGGGCTGCACCGCAACGGCTACATCGTCCCCAGGATCACCACCGGGGCGATCTCGCCGTCGACCGGCCGCACCCTGCCCGACCGCTACATCGAGGGCACCTGCCCGATCTGCGGCTACGACAGCGCCCGCGGCGACCAGTGCGACAACTGCGGCAACCAGCTCGACCCCGTCGACCTGGTCAACCCCACCTCGAAGATCAACGGGGAGACGCCGGAGTTCGTCGAGACCGAACACTTCTTCCTCGACCTGCCGGCGCTGGCCGACGCGCTGCGCCGCTGGCTCGACACCCGTGAGGGCTGGCGGCCCAACGTGCTGCGCTTCTCGCGCAACCTGCTCGACGACCTCCAGCCCCGGGCCATCACCCGCGACCTCGAGTGGGGCGTGCCGATCCCCCTCGACGGCTGGCGTGAGCGCGGCGACAAGCGGATCTACGTGTGGTTCGACGCGGTGATCGGCTACCTGTCCGCGTCCATCGAATGGGCCCGCCGCACCGGCGACCCGGACGCCTGGCGCAACTGGTGGTCGGCCGACGCCGAGGGCAAGGACGCCCAGGGCCACTACTTCATGGGCAAGGACAACATCGTCTTCCATTCGGTGATCTGGCCGGCCCTGCTCGGCGGCTACTCCGGCGAGGGCACCCACGACGGCGAACCCGGTCAGCTGGGCCGGCTCAACCTGCCCACCGAGGTCGTCTCCAGCGAGTACCTGACCATGGAGGGACGCAAGTTCTCCTCCTCCCGCAAGGTCGTCATCTACGTCCGGGACTTCCTGCAACGCTACGACGCCGACGCGTTGCGCTACTTCATCGCCGTCGCCGGGCCGGAGAGCAACGACACCGACTTCACCTGGGCCGAGTTCCTGCGCCGCAACAACGACGAACTGGTCGCCGGCTGGGGCAACCTGGTCAACCGGTCGGTGTCCATGGCGGCGAAGAACTTCGGAGCCATCCCGCCCGTCGGGGAGGCCGGGCTCACCGAGGCGGACGAGGCCCTGCTCGCCACCGCCCGGGCCGGCTTCGCCGTCGTCGGCGACCTGATCGCCCGGCACCGGCAGAAGCAGGCCATCGGCGAGGCCATGAAGGTCGTCGCCGAGGCCAACAGGTACCTGTCCGAACAGGCCCCGTGGAAGCTCAAGGGCGCCGACGACAAACCGCGGATGGGCACCATCCTGCACGTCGCCCTCCAGGTGGTCAGCGACGCCAACACGCTGCTCACCCCGTTCCTGCCGCACTCCGCCCAGAAGATCCACGAGCTGCTCGGCGGCACCGGCGTGCACGCCCCGATGCCCGTGCTCGAAGAGGTGGACGACCTCGACGGCGGGCCCGCGTACCCGGTGCTCACCGGCGACTACGCGGTCGGGGCGCGCTGGGAGTCCGTACCCCTGGAGGCCGGCCGGCCCCTCGCGGCGCCCACGCCGGTCTTCCGCAAGCTCGACCCGTCGATCGTCGACGAGGAACTGGCCCGGCTCGCCGGCTGACCCGACCGCGACCGGCGGCCCCCGGGACCACCCGGGGGCCGCCCTCGGCTCAGCCCCGGACCGGCTCAGGCCCTCGCCATCGCCGGTGTCCCGATGAACTCCATGATCGCCTGGTTGACGTCCGCCGCGTTGGTCCAGGGGATGCCGTGCGGTGCGCCCTTCAGCGTGACCAGCCGGCTGTCGGCCAGCATCGGCTGCAACCGCTGACCCGTCTTCGGGTACGGCAGCACCGCGTCCGCGTCGCCCTGCACGATCAGCACCGGCACGTCGATGCGGGGCAGGTCTTCCCGGAAGTCGGTCTGCCAGGCGTCCACGCTGTCATGGGTGGCCTTCGCCGAGGCCTGGGCCCCGATCTGCCAGTGCGCGCGGAACGCCTCCTCGCTGACCAGCGTCCCCCGGTTCTGTTGGTAGTTGAAGAACGCCTCGCAGAAGGTCGTCAGATAGGCGAACCGGTCCTCCAGGATGGCCTGCTGGAAGCCCTCGAACAGGCTCTTCTCGACCCCCTCCGGGTTGCCGGTCGTCCTGAGCAGGTACGGCGCCAGCGGGGCCAGCAGCACCGCCCGGTCCACCCGGTCCGAGCCGTACGCGCCCAGGTAGCGGGTCACCTCGCCGGTGCCCATCGAGTGGCCGACCAGGATCACGTCCCGCAGGTCCAGTTCGGTCATCAGCACGTCCAGGTCGGCGGCGAACGTGTCGTAGTCGTACCCGAAGGCAGGTTGCGCCGACGCGCCGAAACCCCGCCGGTCGTACGTGATCGTCCGGTAACCGGCCGCGAGCAGCGCGCTGGTCTGTTTCTCCCAGGTCGCCCCGTTGAACGGGAACCCGTGGATCAGCACGACCGGTCGACCGCTGCCGTGGTCCTCGTAGTACAGGTCGATCGGTGCGGAGTTCTCCGTGCCGACGGTGATGAAAGGCATGTGGGCTCTCCTTGTCGGGCCAGGGGCGCGGAACAGCCCCGCGCTTTCCCACCCGCCGCGCCGCTATGCGCCCCTCAGAGCCGGTAGGGCAGGTCCAGCACCCGGTCGTCGGTCACCTCGGTAGCCGGGGCCCACGTCTCGTAGACACCCCGCTCGTGGCACTGCGCCCCGGTCGCGGCCACCGTCTCCGGCCCCGGCCGGCGCAGCCGCAGCCGCAGCCAGCCCGCCTCCTCCCGCAGCACCAGACAGCCCACGCCGCGCCAGTCGGCGAACCGCAGCCGCCGCGCCACCGCCTCCACCGGATAGCGGGCCGCCCGGGTCATCGCCAGCACCCGGAACCCGCCCGGCAGGTCCGCCACCGCCTCGTACTCGCCGCCCGCATAGGCCCCGACGAGCTGCGTCGCGCGGGGCGTCTCACCCGTCGGCACGTACTCCTGGTCGGGGGACAGGCCCGGCACCGCGGCCAGCAGATGCCGCCACTGCGGCCCCACCATCCGCAGCCAGCCGCGCTGCTCCGCCTGGTACGCGTACAGCACCACCTCCACGCCCTCCGCCGGATAGGCCAGCAGGGTGGCGTTCGCCGGCATCGGCAGGTCCGCGAAGTCGCGGGTGACGAACTCCGGGATCAGGTGGTTGCTGCTCGGCGTGAACCCGGTGCCGAGCACCGCCGCGCCCAGCCGGTCCCGCAGCGCCAACCTGGTCAGGCCCGCGTGGGCCGCCCCCACCGGCACCTCGTAGTCGGCCGGGTCGGCGGCCCGCCACCGCAGCGCGTACGTGACGTCGACGCCCTCGCGGCCAGCCTCGCCGTCGGTACGCAGCACACTCGTCGTCGCCGGGGTGCGCAGGTGTGCCACGTCGTGTTCCCGGTAGCAGAAACCGTGCGGCAGCCAGCCCCGCACGTACCCGGCGAGCTGCCGGGCTGAGATGATCTTCATCATCCGGGTGCCCCGACGCAGCCGCGCCGAGGCGCGGACCCCGGCCAGCAGCGGATCGTCCGCCGCCCCCGGCTGCTGGCTGAGCTGATGCACCCGGGCCCAGCCGTGCTCCCGGTGCAACGGCACCAGCAGCGGCGCCTCCGGCTCCTCCGCCGGCTCCGCCGCCCCGTGCACCGCGGTCACCTCCGTCGCGTGCACGAACCGACGCCACGGCAGCGCCGACCCCGGCCGCGGCGCCCACTCGAACCCGGCTGCCTCCTCGGCGCTGAACAGCTCGTAGGCGGCCCCCCGGGCAAGCTCCTCCGCCGGGTAGACGGCCCCGCCGTACGCCACCCGCAATCCGGTCCGCTCCTGGGCGGTGCCACTGGTCGCCGGGGTGACACTCACGTCGTACCACCTTCCCTGGGGCGTCCCCATCCGGCGACGGTAGAGCCGCCCGACGTAGGCCAGGTGAACGTCGGGTGGCGGGCCGGTGGAGCCGGCGGGTGTGTGATGCTGTCGGCGATGACCGAGCCGACCGAGTCCCGCCGGCAGCGCGCCGCCCGCCGCGCCGGGGAGTTCCCGCCCGCACCCGAGCCGTTGCCCCGGCCCGTGCCGGACAGCCACACCCACCTCGACATCACCGTCAGCGAGGCCGGCGTACCCAGGCCCACCGCCGGCCCGCCGGCGTCGCCCACCGCCCCGTCGGCAACCGCCACCGCCGCC
Protein-coding regions in this window:
- a CDS encoding alpha/beta fold hydrolase is translated as MPFITVGTENSAPIDLYYEDHGSGRPVVLIHGFPFNGATWEKQTSALLAAGYRTITYDRRGFGASAQPAFGYDYDTFAADLDVLMTELDLRDVILVGHSMGTGEVTRYLGAYGSDRVDRAVLLAPLAPYLLRTTGNPEGVEKSLFEGFQQAILEDRFAYLTTFCEAFFNYQQNRGTLVSEEAFRAHWQIGAQASAKATHDSVDAWQTDFREDLPRIDVPVLIVQGDADAVLPYPKTGQRLQPMLADSRLVTLKGAPHGIPWTNAADVNQAIMEFIGTPAMARA
- the metG gene encoding methionine--tRNA ligase; the encoded protein is MSHVLAAVAWPYANGPRHIGHVSGFGVPSDVFARYMRMAGHDVLMVSGTDEHGTPIQVQADAEGVTPRELADRYNRVIAEDLKALGLSYDLFTRTTTRNHHAVVQELFTGLHRNGYIVPRITTGAISPSTGRTLPDRYIEGTCPICGYDSARGDQCDNCGNQLDPVDLVNPTSKINGETPEFVETEHFFLDLPALADALRRWLDTREGWRPNVLRFSRNLLDDLQPRAITRDLEWGVPIPLDGWRERGDKRIYVWFDAVIGYLSASIEWARRTGDPDAWRNWWSADAEGKDAQGHYFMGKDNIVFHSVIWPALLGGYSGEGTHDGEPGQLGRLNLPTEVVSSEYLTMEGRKFSSSRKVVIYVRDFLQRYDADALRYFIAVAGPESNDTDFTWAEFLRRNNDELVAGWGNLVNRSVSMAAKNFGAIPPVGEAGLTEADEALLATARAGFAVVGDLIARHRQKQAIGEAMKVVAEANRYLSEQAPWKLKGADDKPRMGTILHVALQVVSDANTLLTPFLPHSAQKIHELLGGTGVHAPMPVLEEVDDLDGGPAYPVLTGDYAVGARWESVPLEAGRPLAAPTPVFRKLDPSIVDEELARLAG